A section of the Ruania halotolerans genome encodes:
- a CDS encoding class II 3-deoxy-7-phosphoheptulonate synthase, translating to MSVIPDPAVLTGLDRWRALPVRQQPTWPDASALAAATERLGGVPPLVFAGEADRLREHMAAASRGEAFLLQGGDCAETFSELTADNIRDKIKTILQMAVVLTYGASMPIIKMGRMAGQYAKPRSSDTETRGEVTLPAYRGDIVNDHAFTAAARVPDPQRLVDAYHNSATTLNLIRAFTQGGFADLRRVHEWNRGFMENPAYAQYDAFATEIDRAIRFMGAAGADFDALRTVEFFSSHEGLLLDYERPLTRIDSRTGLPYDCSAHFLWIGERTRHLDGAHVDFFAQVRNPIGVKLGPTTTVADAVALMDRLNPDGEPGRLTFISRMGASKVRDLLPELVDGVRADGRPVTWVCDPMHGNGITSANGYKTRRFSDVIDEVRGFFEVHRSLGTVPGGLHVELTGSDVTEVLGGSEEIDDHALTRRYETLVDPRLNHQQSLEMAFLVAEMLRGS from the coding sequence GTGAGTGTGATCCCCGACCCCGCGGTCCTGACTGGTCTCGATCGATGGCGTGCGTTGCCGGTGCGGCAGCAGCCCACCTGGCCGGATGCGTCAGCACTCGCCGCAGCCACCGAACGCCTCGGAGGAGTCCCCCCGCTGGTCTTCGCCGGTGAGGCGGATCGGTTGCGCGAGCACATGGCTGCAGCGTCCCGGGGGGAGGCGTTCCTCCTGCAGGGGGGCGACTGTGCCGAGACCTTCAGTGAACTCACCGCCGACAATATCCGCGACAAGATCAAGACCATCCTGCAGATGGCGGTCGTGCTGACCTACGGGGCGAGCATGCCGATCATCAAGATGGGCCGAATGGCCGGGCAGTACGCCAAACCACGCAGTTCCGACACCGAGACCCGAGGTGAGGTCACGCTTCCCGCCTACCGCGGGGACATCGTCAACGATCACGCCTTCACCGCGGCGGCGCGAGTGCCGGACCCCCAGCGGCTGGTGGATGCCTACCACAATTCGGCCACCACACTGAATCTGATCCGCGCCTTCACGCAGGGCGGTTTCGCCGACCTGAGGCGCGTGCACGAGTGGAACCGAGGGTTCATGGAGAACCCTGCGTACGCGCAGTACGACGCGTTCGCCACTGAGATCGACAGGGCCATTCGCTTCATGGGCGCCGCGGGTGCGGATTTCGATGCTCTGCGCACTGTGGAATTCTTCTCCAGCCATGAGGGACTGCTGCTGGACTACGAGCGTCCACTCACCCGGATTGACTCACGGACCGGCCTTCCCTACGACTGTTCGGCACACTTCCTATGGATCGGGGAGCGGACCCGCCACCTTGACGGTGCACATGTGGACTTCTTTGCTCAGGTGCGCAATCCGATCGGAGTCAAGCTCGGACCGACCACCACTGTCGCCGATGCCGTCGCCCTCATGGACCGGCTCAACCCCGACGGTGAACCGGGCCGATTGACCTTCATCAGTCGGATGGGCGCCTCGAAGGTACGGGACCTGCTCCCGGAGCTGGTCGACGGGGTGCGTGCCGACGGTCGTCCGGTGACGTGGGTGTGCGACCCGATGCACGGCAACGGGATCACCTCGGCCAACGGGTATAAGACTCGTCGCTTCAGTGACGTGATCGACGAGGTACGCGGCTTCTTCGAGGTCCATCGCAGCCTGGGCACGGTGCCCGGCGGCCTGCACGTGGAGTTGACCGGTTCCGATGTCACCGAGGTGCTCGGCGGCAGCGAGGAGATCGACGATCACGCGCTCACCCGCCGCTACGAGACCCTCGTTGATCCGCGCCTGAATCACCAGCAGTCGCTGGAGATGGCGTTTCTGGTGGCGGAGATGCTGCGAGGATCCTGA
- a CDS encoding pyrophosphate--fructose-6-phosphate 1-phosphotransferase yields the protein MSQNAPIRRIALLTAGGFAPCLSAAVAGLVRRYGEVLPDAEIIAYQYGYHGLLTGNYVVVDEQARAAIDVLDEFGGSPIGNSRVKLTNAKDLVSRGLVEEGQDPLAVAAQRLRTDGVDVLHTIGGDDTNTTAADLAGYLEQNDYHLTVVGLPKTIDNDIVPIRQSLGAMTAASEASRFAQNIIGEHRVNPRMLIVHEVMGRHCGWLTAAAARDYRSWWSERSWNPGLGLTKERWDVHAVLLPELKVDLQAEAARLRSIMDEVGNVNIFLSEGAGVPEIVAELEAAGEEVKRDPFGHVMLDTINPGAWFAKQFADLIGAEKVMVQKSGYFSRSAPANAADLELIRSMTDLAVDTALAGESGVIGHDEENDDRLSAISFTRIAGGKAFDVTVDWFGELLASIGQPLVAAEPAAH from the coding sequence GATTCGCCCCGTGCCTGTCGGCCGCCGTCGCGGGCCTGGTGCGCCGTTATGGCGAGGTGCTCCCCGATGCGGAGATCATCGCCTACCAGTACGGCTACCACGGTCTCCTCACCGGCAACTACGTAGTAGTGGATGAGCAGGCGCGAGCTGCGATCGACGTGCTCGACGAGTTCGGCGGAAGCCCGATCGGCAACAGCCGCGTCAAGCTCACCAACGCGAAGGATCTCGTCTCGCGAGGGCTCGTCGAGGAGGGCCAGGATCCGCTCGCGGTAGCCGCGCAGCGCCTGCGCACCGACGGCGTCGACGTGCTGCACACCATCGGCGGCGACGATACGAACACCACGGCCGCGGATCTGGCCGGCTACCTGGAACAGAACGACTATCACCTCACCGTGGTGGGCCTGCCCAAGACGATCGACAACGACATCGTCCCCATCCGGCAGTCCCTCGGTGCCATGACCGCTGCCTCGGAAGCCTCCCGGTTCGCCCAGAACATCATCGGGGAGCACCGGGTGAACCCGCGGATGCTGATCGTGCACGAGGTGATGGGACGGCACTGCGGGTGGCTCACGGCAGCTGCGGCACGCGACTACCGGTCATGGTGGTCCGAGCGCTCGTGGAACCCCGGTCTGGGCCTGACGAAGGAGCGGTGGGACGTGCACGCCGTGCTGCTCCCCGAGCTCAAGGTCGACCTGCAGGCCGAGGCCGCGCGGCTGCGTTCGATCATGGATGAGGTCGGCAATGTGAACATTTTCCTCTCTGAAGGCGCCGGTGTACCCGAGATCGTGGCCGAACTCGAAGCCGCCGGCGAGGAGGTCAAGCGCGACCCATTCGGTCACGTGATGCTTGACACGATCAACCCGGGTGCCTGGTTCGCCAAGCAGTTCGCCGACCTGATCGGGGCGGAGAAGGTGATGGTGCAGAAGTCCGGATACTTCTCGCGCTCCGCCCCCGCGAATGCTGCCGACCTCGAGCTCATTCGTTCGATGACCGACCTTGCCGTGGACACGGCACTCGCCGGGGAATCGGGGGTGATCGGGCACGACGAGGAGAACGACGATCGACTGAGCGCGATTTCGTTCACCCGCATTGCCGGCGGCAAGGCGTTCGACGTCACCGTGGACTGGTTCGGTGAGCTGCTGGCCAGCATCGGTCAGCCGCTGGTGGCCGCCGAGCCGGCCGCGCACTGA